Proteins from a genomic interval of Streptomyces sp. NBC_01445:
- a CDS encoding Clp protease N-terminal domain-containing protein — translation MQSPTPSEAAASGHSRADVDARLSPELASVVAGARRRAVRDGDRQIDTAHLLHSLLETDPQVREAFDGGPQLARLLGYLVQRSIGYGLQWQGTVEDSGAVPVVTGLGWSPAAAAAMEAALDRAERRGDPRARGVDLLTSLAADRECRAVEVLGRAGVDAESLRRHVEAEC, via the coding sequence GTGCAAAGCCCTACCCCGTCCGAGGCCGCGGCAAGCGGCCACAGCCGTGCAGATGTTGACGCCAGGCTCAGTCCCGAGCTCGCCTCGGTGGTGGCCGGCGCTCGCCGCAGAGCCGTCCGCGACGGGGACCGTCAGATCGACACCGCGCACCTCCTGCACTCGCTCCTCGAGACCGACCCGCAGGTGCGCGAGGCCTTCGACGGCGGCCCGCAGCTGGCCCGCCTCCTCGGCTATCTCGTGCAGCGGAGCATCGGCTACGGCCTCCAGTGGCAGGGCACCGTCGAGGACTCGGGGGCCGTGCCCGTCGTGACGGGGCTCGGCTGGTCGCCCGCCGCGGCCGCCGCGATGGAGGCCGCGCTCGACCGCGCCGAGCGCCGCGGCGACCCGCGTGCGCGCGGCGTCGACCTCCTCACCTCGCTCGCTGCGGACCGGGAGTGCCGCGCGGTCGAGGTGCTCGGGCGGGCCGGGGTCGATGCGGAGAGCCTGCGGCGGCATGTCGAGGCCGAGTGCTGA
- a CDS encoding pyridoxamine 5'-phosphate oxidase family protein gives MAVTQRRGRKIMMTPAELDEFLGSQRTCRVATVSPDGSPHVSTLWFVWDGACLWLYSITRSRRWADLLKDPRIAVVIDAGEEYGELRGAELSGMVEFVGESPRTGEAVPELDVPERLFARKNFAMDEMAHDGRHAWARLTPDKIASWDFRKLASL, from the coding sequence ATGGCCGTCACACAGCGTCGGGGCCGCAAGATCATGATGACGCCGGCCGAGCTGGACGAGTTCCTGGGGTCCCAGCGCACGTGCCGCGTCGCCACCGTCTCGCCCGACGGCTCCCCGCACGTCAGCACCCTGTGGTTCGTCTGGGACGGCGCCTGCCTGTGGCTGTACTCGATCACGCGCAGCCGCCGCTGGGCCGACCTGCTCAAGGACCCCCGCATCGCCGTCGTGATCGACGCGGGCGAGGAGTACGGGGAGCTGCGCGGCGCCGAGCTGTCGGGCATGGTGGAGTTCGTCGGGGAGAGCCCGCGCACCGGCGAGGCCGTGCCCGAACTGGACGTCCCCGAGCGGCTGTTCGCCCGCAAGAACTTCGCGATGGACGAGATGGCGCACGACGGCCGGCACGCCTGGGCCCGGCTCACGCCCGACAAGATCGCGTCGTGGGACTTCAGGAAGCTGGCGTCGCTCTAG
- a CDS encoding PadR family transcriptional regulator produces the protein MRSHGYEHEHGHGHGQCGPGHPGRGGFEGRRAAFGPFGPGFGPGPWGGGGRGGRGGPRGRARRGDVRASILALLKDRPMHGYEMIQEIAERSGGAWKPSPGSVYPTLQLLEDEGLIASESEGGKKLFALTESGRSAADEGPDAPWEEAGRGVDWDSLNEIRQAGFGLMEAFGQVWKTGSKEQREKALTVINDARKKLYLILADED, from the coding sequence ATGCGTTCCCATGGCTACGAGCATGAACACGGACACGGACATGGACAGTGCGGGCCCGGCCATCCCGGTCGGGGCGGCTTCGAAGGGCGGCGCGCCGCCTTCGGCCCCTTCGGGCCGGGCTTCGGCCCGGGACCCTGGGGCGGCGGCGGGCGCGGCGGCCGGGGCGGACCTCGTGGAAGGGCACGGCGCGGCGACGTACGCGCGTCGATCCTGGCCCTCCTGAAGGACCGTCCGATGCACGGCTACGAGATGATCCAGGAGATCGCCGAGCGCAGCGGCGGGGCGTGGAAGCCCAGCCCGGGTTCGGTGTACCCGACCCTTCAGCTGCTCGAGGACGAGGGCCTGATCGCCAGCGAGAGCGAGGGCGGCAAGAAGCTGTTCGCGCTCACCGAGTCGGGCCGTTCCGCGGCCGACGAGGGGCCCGACGCCCCGTGGGAAGAGGCCGGGCGCGGGGTCGACTGGGACAGCCTGAACGAGATCCGGCAGGCCGGCTTCGGTCTGATGGAGGCGTTCGGGCAGGTCTGGAAGACCGGCAGCAAGGAGCAGCGCGAGAAGGCGCTGACCGTCATCAATGACGCCCGCAAGAAGCTGTACCTGATCCTCGCCGACGAGGACTGA
- a CDS encoding PhzF family phenazine biosynthesis protein, with the protein MRIRIVDAFTDRPFAGNPAGVLLLDDFPDDARLQDIATEVNHAETAFAHPLPAGGTASWALRWFTPSTEVDMCGHATLATAHVLHSTGAADGPVRFATRSGVLVATPHEDGTISLDFPTAPLTRIESPEGVAAALGAEPLSVHDTGRQVGDLLVELADERTVHALAPDLKALAACSERGVIATARAANPDGAYDFVSRCFFPRVGIDEDPVTGSAHTALAPFWSPRLGRAELTGLQASARTGFVRTELRGARTLLTGSAVTVIEGDLLA; encoded by the coding sequence ATGCGCATTCGAATCGTGGACGCCTTCACCGACCGCCCCTTCGCCGGCAATCCGGCCGGCGTACTGCTCCTCGACGACTTCCCCGACGACGCCCGACTCCAGGACATCGCCACTGAGGTCAACCACGCCGAGACGGCCTTCGCCCACCCGCTGCCCGCCGGCGGCACCGCCAGCTGGGCGCTGCGCTGGTTCACCCCCTCCACCGAGGTCGACATGTGCGGCCACGCCACCCTGGCCACCGCGCACGTGCTGCACAGCACCGGCGCGGCCGACGGCCCGGTCCGCTTCGCCACTCGCAGCGGCGTGCTCGTCGCGACCCCGCACGAGGACGGCACGATCTCGCTCGACTTCCCGACCGCGCCCCTGACTCGTATCGAAAGCCCCGAAGGGGTCGCGGCCGCCCTGGGCGCCGAGCCGCTCTCCGTCCACGACACGGGCCGCCAGGTGGGAGACCTGCTCGTCGAGCTCGCCGACGAGAGGACGGTGCATGCCCTCGCACCCGACCTCAAGGCCCTCGCCGCCTGTTCCGAGCGCGGCGTCATCGCCACCGCCCGCGCCGCGAACCCCGACGGCGCCTACGACTTCGTCTCCCGCTGCTTCTTCCCCCGCGTCGGCATCGACGAGGACCCGGTCACCGGCAGCGCCCACACGGCCCTCGCGCCGTTCTGGTCCCCGCGCCTCGGCCGCGCCGAACTCACCGGCCTCCAGGCCTCCGCCCGCACGGGCTTCGTCCGCACCGAACTGCGCGGCGCCCGCACCCTGCTGACCGGCAGCGCCGTCACGGTCATCGAGGGAGACCTGCTCGCCTAG
- a CDS encoding LysR family transcriptional regulator, with translation MLNLERLRTLDALARHGSVSGAAAGLHVTTSAVSQQMAKLEREVGQQLLAKNGRGVRLTDAGRLLAEHAGRILSQVELAQSDLEAHRGQVVGELRISAFPTAARGLFPRALAALRAEHPGLRLRSQELEPELGVAGVVRGDLDLAVVLDWYNKPMPLPDGLVKAAILDDPADVAMPADHPLAGRREVGLEDFADDEWITWGEGEFCHEWLLFTLRAKGVEPRIGHRAAETHTQLGLVAAGLGVCVAPLLGRDPVPDGVVTVPVRRRVRRHVYVVWRADADRRPSIRAAVRALRSVGASLGGDVAPGGGSQEMAPQETAPQA, from the coding sequence ATGTTGAACCTGGAGCGCCTGCGCACCCTCGACGCACTCGCCCGCCACGGGTCCGTCAGCGGCGCCGCGGCAGGGCTGCACGTCACGACGTCCGCCGTCTCGCAGCAGATGGCCAAGCTGGAGCGCGAGGTCGGGCAGCAGCTCCTCGCCAAGAACGGCAGGGGAGTGCGGCTCACCGACGCCGGGCGGCTGCTCGCCGAGCACGCCGGGCGGATCCTGTCCCAGGTCGAGCTCGCGCAGTCCGACCTGGAGGCGCACCGCGGGCAGGTCGTGGGGGAGCTGCGGATCTCCGCGTTCCCGACCGCCGCCCGCGGTCTCTTCCCGCGCGCCCTCGCGGCTCTGCGCGCGGAGCACCCGGGCCTGCGGCTGCGCTCGCAGGAGCTGGAGCCCGAGCTGGGGGTTGCCGGGGTCGTGCGCGGCGACCTCGACCTGGCAGTCGTGCTCGACTGGTACAACAAGCCGATGCCGCTCCCCGACGGTCTCGTCAAGGCGGCGATCCTCGACGACCCCGCCGATGTCGCGATGCCGGCGGACCACCCCCTCGCAGGCCGCCGCGAGGTGGGTCTGGAGGACTTCGCCGACGACGAGTGGATCACGTGGGGCGAGGGCGAGTTCTGCCACGAGTGGCTGCTCTTCACGCTGCGCGCCAAGGGCGTCGAGCCCCGCATCGGCCATCGCGCCGCCGAGACCCACACCCAGCTCGGCCTCGTCGCCGCCGGGCTCGGTGTGTGCGTGGCGCCGCTCCTCGGGCGCGATCCGGTGCCGGACGGGGTGGTGACCGTGCCGGTGCGCCGGCGCGTACGCCGGCACGTCTACGTCGTGTGGCGGGCCGACGCGGACCGGCGGCCGTCGATCAGGGCGGCGGTGAGGGCGCTCCGGAGCGTGGGGGCGAGTCTGGGCGGGGACGTCGCCCCAGGGGGTGGCTCCCAAGAGATGGCTCCCCAGGAGACGGCCCCCCAAGCGTGA
- a CDS encoding aminotransferase class I/II-fold pyridoxal phosphate-dependent enzyme has protein sequence MLGEYPIEGRRAAEIAASVERAVGKGDLQPDQLLPPMRELAQHLGVNPNTVAAAYRTLRERGVIETAGRRGSRVRSKPATTARELIRVDVPAGVRDVSNGNPDTGLLPPLAEAFAWAAAQGDKAPVLYGDGPLEPELARHARVAFDEDGVPEGPVAVASGSLDAIERVLAAHLKPGDAVAVEDPGWGSMLDLVPALGLRVVPVGVDDDGPLPDAVERALGAGARALVITDRAQNPTGAAVTAPRARALRKVLAAHKDVLLIEDDHGHGIVDLPLHPLAGVTRHWAFVRSAAKAYGPDLRIAVLTGDAVTVDRVQGRQRLGPGWVSRILQRAVARLWTEGAVDTGTVAASYGRRRDALIAALAERGVEAHGRSGLNVWVPVPDETGAVARLLHAGWAVAPGARFRMGAAPGVRITVSTLGADDIGPVADAVASATGPAPARRYG, from the coding sequence GTGCTAGGAGAGTATCCGATCGAAGGACGGCGCGCAGCAGAGATTGCGGCCAGCGTGGAGCGCGCGGTGGGCAAGGGTGACCTGCAGCCGGATCAACTTCTGCCGCCCATGAGGGAGTTGGCCCAGCATCTCGGGGTCAATCCCAATACGGTCGCGGCCGCCTATCGCACGCTCCGCGAGCGCGGAGTGATCGAGACCGCGGGGCGCCGCGGCAGCCGCGTACGGTCCAAGCCGGCCACGACGGCCCGCGAGCTGATCCGCGTCGACGTACCGGCCGGGGTGCGCGACGTCTCGAACGGCAATCCCGACACGGGCCTGCTGCCCCCGCTCGCCGAGGCGTTCGCCTGGGCGGCCGCGCAGGGCGACAAGGCGCCCGTCCTCTACGGGGACGGGCCCCTCGAGCCGGAGTTGGCCCGCCACGCGCGCGTGGCCTTCGACGAGGACGGGGTCCCCGAGGGGCCTGTCGCCGTCGCCTCGGGCTCCCTCGACGCCATCGAGCGGGTGCTTGCCGCACACCTGAAGCCCGGCGACGCCGTCGCCGTCGAGGATCCGGGCTGGGGCAGCATGCTCGACCTGGTCCCGGCGCTCGGGCTGCGCGTGGTGCCCGTCGGCGTGGACGACGACGGGCCGCTGCCCGACGCGGTGGAGCGGGCCCTGGGCGCGGGTGCGCGGGCCCTGGTGATCACCGACCGGGCCCAGAACCCCACCGGCGCCGCCGTCACGGCCCCACGCGCGCGTGCCCTGCGCAAGGTCCTGGCGGCCCACAAGGACGTACTGCTCATCGAGGACGACCACGGACACGGGATCGTCGACCTGCCGCTGCATCCGCTCGCCGGTGTGACGCGGCACTGGGCGTTCGTCCGTTCCGCAGCCAAGGCGTACGGGCCCGACCTGCGCATCGCCGTGCTGACGGGTGACGCCGTCACGGTCGACCGGGTCCAAGGGCGCCAGCGCCTCGGTCCCGGCTGGGTGAGCCGCATCCTGCAGCGGGCCGTCGCGCGGCTGTGGACCGAGGGGGCGGTGGACACCGGAACCGTCGCCGCGTCCTACGGGCGCCGGCGCGACGCGCTCATCGCGGCCCTCGCCGAGCGCGGGGTCGAGGCGCACGGGCGCAGCGGCCTGAACGTGTGGGTACCCGTGCCGGACGAGACGGGAGCGGTCGCGCGGCTGCTGCACGCCGGGTGGGCCGTCGCGCCCGGGGCGCGCTTCCGGATGGGGGCGGCGCCCGGGGTGCGGATCACGGTGTCGACGCTCGGCGCGGACGACATCGGCCCGGTGGCCGACGCCGTCGCGTCCGCCACCGGGCCGGCCCCCGCGCGCCGTTACGGCTGA
- a CDS encoding DMT family transporter, which produces MLPVGRGLLYLVVAGVAWGTAGAAASLVFRASDLGPAALSFWRCVGGLALLLVARALRPRRTRPVAEPRLRRAVRIAVTGIALSVFQTAYFAGVQATGLAVATVVTLGAGPVLIALGARLIMGERLGGGGLLAVLGALAGLTVLVLGGGGAAVRPAGVAWALVSAAGYAVMTLVTRWFGRDGRSGDQLDTSVLTFAVAAVSLLPLGALEGLVPHTSQPLQVLGMLVYIASVPTALAYALYFSGAAVVRSATVSVIMLLEPVSAAVIAVALLGERLTAPTVAGTVLMLAAVTGLAVAEARAR; this is translated from the coding sequence CTGTTGCCCGTCGGGCGCGGACTCCTCTACCTCGTTGTCGCCGGCGTCGCCTGGGGCACCGCCGGCGCGGCCGCCTCGCTGGTCTTCCGGGCCAGCGACCTCGGCCCCGCCGCCCTGTCGTTCTGGCGCTGCGTGGGCGGCCTCGCACTGCTGCTCGTGGCGCGGGCCCTGCGACCGCGCAGGACCCGGCCCGTGGCGGAACCGCGCCTGCGCAGGGCGGTGCGGATCGCCGTCACCGGGATCGCCCTGAGCGTCTTCCAGACCGCGTACTTCGCGGGGGTCCAGGCGACCGGACTCGCCGTCGCCACCGTGGTCACCCTGGGCGCGGGACCCGTACTCATCGCCCTCGGCGCGCGCCTGATCATGGGCGAACGCCTCGGCGGCGGCGGGCTGCTGGCCGTCCTGGGCGCGCTCGCGGGCCTTACTGTCCTCGTGCTCGGCGGCGGGGGCGCGGCCGTGCGTCCCGCCGGGGTCGCCTGGGCCCTGGTCTCCGCGGCCGGATACGCCGTGATGACCCTCGTGACGCGGTGGTTCGGGCGGGACGGCCGGTCGGGCGATCAACTCGACACGTCCGTCCTGACGTTCGCCGTCGCCGCGGTGAGCCTCCTGCCGCTCGGTGCGCTGGAGGGGCTGGTGCCGCACACCTCCCAGCCGCTCCAGGTCCTGGGGATGCTGGTCTACATCGCGTCAGTACCCACTGCGCTCGCCTACGCCCTGTACTTCTCGGGCGCCGCGGTCGTCAGGTCCGCGACCGTCTCGGTGATCATGCTGCTAGAACCGGTGAGCGCCGCCGTCATCGCGGTCGCGCTGCTCGGTGAGCGGCTGACCGCGCCGACGGTGGCGGGCACGGTCCTGATGCTGGCCGCGGTGACGGGGCTCGCCGTGGCCGAGGCGCGGGCGAGGTAG
- a CDS encoding EamA family transporter: MPVHASQGLQVNRGRGVGLGLALVSALAFGGSGVAAKPLIEAGLDPLHVVWLRVAGAALVMLPVAWRHRSLVVRRPALLAGFGLLAVAGVQACYFAAISRIPVGVALLIEYLAPALVLGWVRFVQRRPVTRAAALGVVLAVGGLACVVEVWAGLSVDLIGLLLALAAACCQVGYFVLSDQGSDAGDRAPDPLGVIAYGLLVGALVLTAVARPWGMDWSVLGGSASMNGTSVPAWLLLCWIVLIATVIAYVTGVLSVRRLSPQVAGVVACLEAVIATVLAWVLLGEHLSAPQIVGGAVVLVGAFIAQSSAPAKPEVVAVAGGAAPNEASPQSPDKTLSGRGSAK; this comes from the coding sequence GTGCCGGTGCATGCGTCTCAGGGACTTCAGGTGAACCGCGGGCGAGGTGTCGGACTGGGGCTCGCCCTTGTCTCGGCGCTCGCCTTCGGCGGTTCGGGTGTGGCGGCCAAGCCGCTGATCGAGGCGGGTCTCGACCCGCTCCACGTGGTGTGGCTGCGCGTCGCCGGCGCCGCGCTCGTCATGCTGCCCGTCGCCTGGCGACACCGCTCCCTGGTCGTCCGGCGGCCCGCGCTGCTCGCCGGTTTCGGCCTGCTCGCCGTCGCCGGTGTACAGGCCTGCTACTTCGCCGCGATCTCTCGTATCCCCGTCGGCGTCGCGCTCCTCATCGAGTACCTCGCCCCCGCGCTGGTTCTGGGCTGGGTGCGTTTCGTGCAGCGCAGGCCCGTGACGCGCGCCGCCGCGCTCGGCGTGGTCCTCGCCGTAGGCGGTCTCGCCTGCGTCGTCGAGGTGTGGGCGGGCCTGAGCGTCGACCTGATCGGCCTGCTGCTCGCCCTCGCCGCCGCCTGCTGCCAGGTCGGCTACTTCGTCCTGTCCGACCAGGGCAGCGACGCGGGCGACCGGGCGCCGGATCCGCTCGGCGTGATCGCGTACGGGCTGCTCGTCGGCGCCCTCGTCCTGACCGCCGTGGCGCGCCCCTGGGGTATGGACTGGTCCGTGCTCGGCGGCAGCGCCTCGATGAACGGCACCTCCGTGCCCGCGTGGCTGCTGCTCTGCTGGATCGTCCTGATCGCCACGGTCATCGCCTACGTCACCGGAGTCCTCTCCGTGCGCCGGCTCTCGCCCCAGGTGGCCGGCGTCGTGGCCTGCCTGGAAGCGGTCATCGCGACCGTGCTGGCCTGGGTGCTCCTGGGTGAGCACCTGTCGGCACCGCAGATCGTCGGCGGCGCGGTCGTCCTGGTCGGGGCGTTCATCGCGCAGTCCTCGGCCCCGGCGAAGCCCGAGGTGGTGGCCGTGGCCGGTGGGGCCGCCCCGAACGAGGCGTCCCCGCAGTCGCCGGACAAGACGTTGTCCGGTCGCGGCAGCGCGAAGTAG
- a CDS encoding pyridoxamine 5'-phosphate oxidase family protein, with the protein MSVASEPGTVASGDASAPYPATDRTVPARMRERTYYDRELVHSILDEAYICHLGFVRDGSPVVLPTLYGRVGETLYVHGSTGARVQRMAGAADPGLQVCLTVTHVDGLVLARSAFHHSLNYRSVVVHGLAHQVTDRDEKRTALDAIVDHVVPGRAQDSRPGNDKELAATSVLRLDLAEVSARVRAGGPNDDEEDLGLPYWTGVVPLTKGHGAPIPADDLAPGIAVPDYLAGL; encoded by the coding sequence ATGAGCGTGGCATCCGAGCCCGGCACCGTCGCTTCCGGGGACGCCTCCGCCCCCTACCCGGCGACCGACCGCACCGTCCCGGCCCGCATGCGCGAGCGGACGTACTACGACCGTGAGCTGGTCCACTCGATACTCGACGAGGCGTACATCTGCCATCTCGGGTTCGTCCGCGACGGCTCCCCCGTCGTGCTGCCGACCCTGTACGGCCGCGTCGGCGAGACGCTCTACGTGCACGGTTCGACGGGCGCGCGCGTCCAGCGCATGGCGGGTGCGGCCGACCCCGGTCTGCAGGTCTGCCTGACGGTCACCCACGTCGACGGTCTGGTACTCGCGCGCTCCGCCTTCCACCACTCCCTCAACTACCGCTCCGTGGTGGTGCACGGCCTCGCCCACCAGGTGACCGACCGCGACGAGAAGCGCACGGCGCTCGACGCGATCGTCGACCACGTGGTGCCGGGCCGCGCCCAGGACTCGCGCCCCGGGAACGACAAGGAACTCGCGGCGACGTCCGTCCTGCGCCTCGACCTCGCGGAGGTCTCCGCGCGGGTCCGCGCCGGCGGCCCCAACGACGACGAGGAGGACCTCGGCCTGCCGTACTGGACCGGCGTCGTCCCGCTCACCAAGGGCCACGGCGCACCGATCCCGGCCGACGACCTCGCCCCGGGAATCGCCGTGCCGGACTACCTGGCGGGTCTGTAG
- a CDS encoding cysteine hydrolase: MPSYEELAELLDPATAVLLTVECQQGVVGPDSALPELAEEARSSGALGNVARLVAGAHESGVQVLHAVAERRPDGRGANHNGRLFRAAARLPVQQISGTVAVRIAPPVEVADEDIVVRRLHGLSPIAGTDVDALLRNLGCRTLIVTGVSANVAIPNAVFDAVNRGYTVAVPADAIAGVPSDYTPAMIRNTLALVATVTSTQDVLTCWKRPRRGR; encoded by the coding sequence GTGCCGTCGTACGAAGAGCTCGCCGAACTGCTCGATCCGGCCACCGCGGTACTGCTGACCGTGGAGTGCCAGCAGGGGGTCGTCGGCCCTGACAGCGCCCTGCCCGAACTCGCCGAGGAGGCCAGGTCGTCCGGGGCGCTCGGCAATGTGGCGCGACTTGTCGCAGGTGCGCACGAGAGCGGCGTACAGGTGCTGCACGCCGTGGCGGAGCGGCGGCCCGACGGACGCGGCGCCAACCACAACGGACGCCTGTTCCGCGCCGCCGCGCGCCTGCCCGTGCAGCAGATCTCCGGCACCGTTGCGGTCAGGATCGCGCCGCCCGTCGAGGTGGCGGACGAGGACATCGTCGTACGCCGGCTGCACGGCCTCTCGCCCATCGCGGGCACCGACGTGGACGCCCTGCTGCGCAACCTCGGCTGCCGGACGCTGATCGTCACCGGCGTCTCGGCGAACGTCGCCATACCGAACGCCGTCTTCGACGCGGTGAACCGCGGCTACACCGTCGCCGTGCCCGCCGACGCGATCGCGGGGGTGCCGTCCGACTACACCCCCGCGATGATCCGCAACACGCTCGCCCTCGTTGCCACCGTGACGTCCACACAGGACGTGCTCACCTGCTGGAAGCGCCCGCGCCGAGGCCGCTGA
- a CDS encoding type II toxin-antitoxin system Rv0910 family toxin, which yields MAEVSAEARIGAPAEKVWAQLTDFTAYGEWNATHTSFPKGAPTALEVGGTFEENMKLMGFPAEVTWTVEDLETTRTLAIKGKGPMGVTVGTRYTLTADGDGTTVRIDGEFTGAAVSLMAGKLKDSATAALNESLRKLAGLVA from the coding sequence ATGGCCGAAGTCAGCGCGGAAGCACGGATAGGGGCACCCGCGGAGAAGGTCTGGGCCCAGCTCACCGACTTCACCGCGTACGGGGAGTGGAACGCCACGCACACGAGCTTCCCGAAGGGCGCCCCGACGGCGCTCGAAGTGGGCGGCACCTTCGAGGAGAACATGAAGCTCATGGGCTTCCCGGCGGAGGTGACCTGGACCGTCGAGGACCTGGAGACCACCCGCACCCTCGCCATCAAGGGCAAGGGTCCGATGGGCGTCACCGTCGGCACGCGCTACACCCTGACCGCGGACGGCGACGGCACGACGGTCCGCATCGACGGCGAGTTCACCGGCGCCGCAGTGTCCCTGATGGCGGGCAAGCTCAAGGACTCGGCGACGGCCGCGCTCAACGAGTCACTGCGCAAACTGGCCGGTCTCGTCGCCTGA
- a CDS encoding DMT family transporter, translating to MSTVASSSPPATPAPAPSEISADNPASSPSEIPTGSPASARPRRALDWRVRFGVLSLIWGFSFLLIKVGTEGYAPFQVTLGRLAFGTAVLAVAMAVKRERLPRGLRTWGHIAVAALLLNSLPFSLFAFSEQTIPSTLAGICNATSPLWGMALSLVALSEDRPTRRRVAGLGIGFLGVLTVLGVWQGFHGLDLAGTAMALLASLSYPVGWIYLRRTLAGTGHSNLSLSGAQLLMATVQLAVVTPLFTTLPAHLPVVPLLAIVALGALGTGLAFLIQYGLVAEVGPTTAQMVTYFIPVIATAAGVALLGESLTWSTPIGAVIVLAGAALTQSRARTPRRSAQP from the coding sequence ATGAGCACCGTCGCCTCCTCGTCGCCCCCTGCGACTCCGGCCCCCGCGCCTTCCGAGATCTCTGCCGACAACCCTGCCTCCTCGCCTTCCGAGATCCCTACCGGGTCCCCTGCCTCCGCCCGCCCCCGCCGCGCTCTCGACTGGCGCGTCCGCTTCGGTGTCCTGTCGCTGATCTGGGGCTTCAGCTTTCTCCTCATCAAGGTCGGCACCGAGGGCTACGCGCCGTTCCAGGTGACGCTGGGGCGGCTGGCGTTCGGTACGGCGGTGCTCGCCGTGGCCATGGCCGTGAAGCGTGAGCGGCTGCCGAGGGGCCTGCGGACGTGGGGGCACATCGCGGTGGCGGCGCTGCTGCTCAACTCCCTGCCGTTCTCGCTGTTCGCGTTCTCCGAGCAGACGATCCCGTCGACGCTGGCCGGTATCTGCAACGCGACGTCACCGCTGTGGGGCATGGCCCTGTCTCTGGTGGCGCTCTCCGAGGACCGGCCGACGCGCCGCCGGGTCGCGGGGCTCGGCATCGGCTTCCTCGGGGTGCTCACGGTCCTCGGCGTGTGGCAGGGCTTCCACGGCCTGGACCTGGCCGGCACGGCGATGGCGCTGCTCGCCTCGCTGAGCTACCCGGTCGGCTGGATCTATCTGCGCCGTACGCTGGCCGGGACCGGCCACTCGAACCTGTCGCTCTCGGGAGCGCAGCTCCTGATGGCCACGGTCCAACTGGCCGTCGTCACCCCGCTGTTCACCACGCTCCCGGCCCACCTCCCGGTCGTGCCCCTGCTCGCGATCGTCGCCCTGGGCGCACTCGGCACCGGCCTCGCGTTCCTCATCCAGTACGGCCTGGTGGCGGAGGTCGGTCCGACCACGGCGCAGATGGTCACGTATTTCATCCCGGTGATCGCGACGGCCGCGGGGGTCGCCCTGCTCGGCGAGTCCCTGACCTGGTCCACCCCGATCGGCGCGGTGATCGTGCTGGCGGGCGCGGCACTCACACAGTCCAGGGCGCGAACCCCTCGGCGCAGCGCTCAGCCGTAA
- a CDS encoding Rieske (2Fe-2S) protein codes for MTASHESVSAPTRRTVVAAVGAAGIAAALTACGSSDDSSSSEPAGNAANDGAAKDGAGKELAKTADIPVGGGKIFGDAGVVVTQPKKGEFKAFTNICTHKQCPVTAIEGGTINCPCHGSKFSIEDGSVKHPPAAQPLAAKEITVSGDSITLA; via the coding sequence ATGACCGCTTCGCACGAGTCCGTATCCGCCCCGACCCGCCGTACCGTCGTCGCGGCCGTGGGAGCCGCCGGTATCGCCGCCGCGCTCACCGCGTGCGGGAGCTCGGACGATTCGTCGTCCTCCGAGCCGGCGGGGAACGCGGCCAACGACGGCGCGGCCAAGGACGGGGCAGGGAAGGAACTCGCCAAGACCGCCGACATCCCGGTCGGCGGCGGAAAGATCTTCGGTGACGCGGGCGTGGTGGTCACGCAGCCGAAGAAGGGCGAGTTCAAGGCCTTCACGAACATCTGCACCCACAAGCAGTGCCCGGTCACCGCGATCGAGGGCGGCACCATCAACTGCCCGTGCCACGGCAGCAAGTTCTCCATCGAGGACGGCAGCGTGAAGCACCCGCCCGCCGCGCAGCCGCTGGCCGCCAAGGAGATCACCGTCTCGGGCGACTCGATCACGCTCGCGTAG